In a single window of the Drosophila albomicans strain 15112-1751.03 chromosome 3, ASM965048v2, whole genome shotgun sequence genome:
- the LOC117572511 gene encoding MICOS complex subunit MIC13 homolog QIL1 produces MVFGLLVRGGLVAGTVYYTRKAGVWGNPEETDKLLNDVKGQLCPYVQKAKKQLPFEVPKLPQAGEVRFLVKHYYNEGVKSSFRFIHMLPCYAGRGLKKVKDTFEDFAKSPAITGGSEKAAAAATK; encoded by the exons ATGGTATTTGG ATTATTGGTACGCGGCGGTCTGGTCGCTGGAACTGTGTACTATACCCGCAAAGCTGGCGTCTGGGGCAACCCCGAGGAGACAGACAAGCTGCTGAATGACGTGAAGGGTCAGCTCTGTCCCTATGTGCAGAAGGCGAAGAAGCAGCTGCCCTTCGAGGTGCCCAAGCTACCACAAGCGGGCGAAGTGCGCTTCCTGGTCAAACACTATTACAATGAGGGCGTGAAGAGCTCATTCCGCTTCATCCACATGCTGCCCTGCTATGCGGGCCGTGGTCTGAAGAAGGTGAAAGACACATTCGAGGACTTTGCCAAGTCGCCAGCCATCACGGGAGGCAGCGAAaaggcggcagcggcagcgacgaaATAG
- the LOC117572505 gene encoding uncharacterized protein LOC117572505 isoform X2 — protein sequence MPSRRSGGVGTTRRKHSLGNLRRAHPASGATWNVQVVRGKMSSKCLWHACRALILGLTLMLVGAGMATLGYYADHLSMGSELRGNVTVRVKNDLKGFHLNNFSYVGPIVMGFGGFIVVASCVMTFEARDSAAKVVPARLRAGGGSCNKSTARSNQGSSASQRRGMGAQYQSTRWDQHFGVFRSSPGDAHQQLQASGVAGDQLQAHQQLQQPFDREALTAELIKFSKSLSSVRRVRTTRSAGGGGGGSGCGGAAGGAVGSSSRIISNSSSLIQRNTREYATCTLLQPPAASRVYWQASSFDAGMGGVVGVAHSSAGSEKRAERNKRSDTAKRHVLSRQRPIEHEEAARERERCSPLGHRRNSTMSDSSYSGRWTARCASVASRTSSIDSRQVRVDLHSPEVMPKSILRSPKRYSCGPSATPSVEKDFRSQLSVCSEPPPPVRQLSGQSSMEPAVPEESVELIDERHSHDNDECHVSSYSEITELAHHSSSLPPKKQRPDFLPLGSSADHQQQQQQQQSSDTQKVNPATLYRSNSSRQFYRPKPGIANERDDSVFYIRSLERHASSTSGDDHMYDSLRVINERRSTLLKADSQSSLGSAERKLSSFSLKMPDITERENSIDIEDPPKTEAETLPKESTDEEKPKEETP from the exons ATGCCGTCACGTCGCAGCGGTGGTGTGGGCACCACACGACGCAAGCACTCGCTGGGCAACCTGAGGCGAGCGCATCCCGCTTCGGGTGCCACATGGAATGTGCAGGTGGTGCGTGGCAAGATGTCCTCCAAGTGCCTGTGGCATGCCTGCCGCGCACTTATCTTGGGCCTCACACTGATGCTGGTGGGTGCCGGGATGGCCACGCTCGGCTACTATGCGGATCATCTGTCGATGGGCTCCGAGTTGCGGGGCAATGTCACGGTGCGGGTGAAGAACGATCTGAAGGGCTTCCATTTGAACAACTTCTCGTATGTGGGACCCATTGTGATGGGCTTCGGTGGCTTCATTGTCGTCGCCAGCTGTGTGATGACCTTCGAGGCACGAGACTCTGCGGCCAAAGTGGTGCCAGCTCGTCTGCGTGCAGGTGGCGGTAGTTGCAACAAGTCCACGGCACGCAGCAATCAAGGCAGCTCGGCGTCACAGAGAAGGGGCATGG GCGCCCAGTATCAATCGACTCGCTGGGATCAGCACTTTGGCGTCTTTCGCTCCTCGCCCGGCGACGCCCATCAACAGCTGCAGGCGTCAGGCGTTGCTGGAGATCAGTTGCAAGCGcatcaacagctgcagcaaccaTTTGATCGTGAGGCGCTCACCGCGGAGCTGATCAAGTTCTCCAAGTCGCTCAG CAGCGTTCGTCGTGTCCGCACCACACGCTCGGCGGGTGGCGGTGGAGGCGGTAGTGGTTGCGGtggtgctgctggtggtgCCGTGGGCTCCAGTTCACGCATCATCAGCAACTCCTCCAGCCTCATTCAGCGCAACACCCGCGAATATGCCACCTGCACTCTGCTGCAACCGCCGGCTGCGAGTCGCGTCTATTGGCAGGCTTCGTCCTTTGATGCCGGCATGGGCGgcgttgtgggcgtggctcaCAGCTCTGCCGGCAGCGAGAAACGCGCCGAGCGCAACAAACGTTCCGACACGGCCAAGCGACATGTTCTGTCACGTCAGCGACCCATCGAGCACGAGGAGGCAGCCCGGGAGCGGGAACGCTGCAGTCCGCTGGGCCACAGGCG CAACTCAACCATGTCGGACTCATCGTATAGCGGCCGCTGGACGGCGCGTTGTGCCTCGGTGGCGAGTCGCACCTCGAGCATTGATTCGCGGCAAGTGCGGGTGGATCTGCACAGTCCGGAAGTGATGCCCAAGTCGATACTGCGCTCACCCAAACGCTACAGCTGCGGCCCCTCGGCCACGCCATCCGTTGAGAAGGACTTCCG CAGCCAACTGTCAGTGTGCTCTGAGCCGCCACCCCCAGTGCGTCAATTGTCCGGACAGTCGAGCATGGAGCCCGCCGTGCCGGAGGAGAGCGTCGAGCTAATCGATGAGCGTCACAGCCATGACAATGACGAGTGTCACGTGTCCTCCTACAGTGAGATAACGGAATTGGCgcatcacagcagcagcctgcCCCCCAAGAAGCAGCGCCCGGATTTCTTGCCTCTGGGCAGCAGCGCagatcatcagcaacagcaacagcagcaacagtcgtcAGATACACAAAAGGTTAATCCTGCCACGCTGTATAGAAGCAACAGTTCCAGGCAGTTCTATAGACCCAAGCCGGGCATAGCCAACGAGCGGGATGATTCGGTGTTCTACATACGCTCGCTGGAGCGACATGCCAGCTCCACTAGCGGTGATGATCACATGTACGATTCGCTGAGAGTCATCAACGAGCGACGCTCTACGCTTCTCAAGGCGGATTCGCAGAGCTCTTTGGGTTCCGCTGAACGTAAGCTGAGCAGCTTCTCGCTTAAAATGCCCGACATAACGGAGCGGGAGAACTCTATAGACATTGAGGATCCTCCCAAAACGGAGGCTGAAACACTACCGAAAGAGTCAACAGACGAAGAGAAACCCAAAGAGGAAACCCCGTAG
- the LOC117572507 gene encoding pH-sensitive chloride channel 2 produces the protein MQQLHFLHSTKVLLIIVVCSLMQTPIGAVNDTIVDENCPSLANADSLQYTELIQRMTHVCRYDRLERPIEYDSQTLKRLPIVVKMRIYVYLLQNLNSDLLQFKTHALLQLSFQDKRLAYKEFAPERRETILGQKHLSERLWLPHIFFANERESSILGTDEKDVLTSISRDGNVIISTRLQASLYCWMNFKKFPFDQQYCSTVLESWMYNTSDLVLEWEDHAPISFDPDMRLTEYNLAEFWHNTSIVHSDEINMRHGAFMGNYSSLSFTVSLQREIGFYLLDYYLPSMMIVAISWVSFWLQADASPPRIMLGTSTMLSFITLSSSQSKTLPKVSYIKVSEVWFIGCAFFIFCSLVEFAFVNTIWRRKENIELKKVNSKYIIKSTLTPRPSRRQIGGSLSNDSRARSCSSLDNIVSSTESVRNGNGTVNPAFNNYLTVHPNLPIIRTECADSVSVCSDRSTNDHVVDIDKEKKSEKDPPTFTTMTPQEIAMWIDRRSRLLFPGMFLAFNALYWTFVYCFRP, from the exons ATGCAGCAGCTACATTTTCTACACTCTACCAAAGTATTACTAATAATCGTTGTATGCAGCCTAATGCAGACGCCAATCGG CGCTGTCAATGACACCATCGTTGATGAGAACTGTCCATCGCTGGCCAATGCAGATAGCTTGCAGTACACAGAACTCATACAAAGAATGACGCACGTCTGTCGATACGATCGCTTGGAGCGACCCATCGAATACGACAGTCAAACACTGAAGCGTCTGCCCATCGTGGTCAAGATGCGCATTTATGTGTACTTGCTTCAGAACTTGAACTCGGATCTGCTGCAGTTCAAAACGCATGCTTTGTTGCAACTCAGCTTTCAGGATAAACGTTTGGCCTACAAAGAGTTTGCGCCAGAGCGAAGGGAGACAATTTTGGGACAGAAGCATTTGAGCGAACGTCTCTGGCTACCGCACATCTTCTTTGCTAACGAACGGGAATCCAGCATTCTGGGTACTGATGAGAAGGATGTGCTCACCTCCATTTCACGTGATGGCAATGTGATTATTTCCACGAGACTTCAAGCATCACTCTATTGTTGGATGAACTTCAAGAAGTTCCCCTTCGATCAGCAATACTGCTCAACGGTGCTCGAGAGTT GGATGTACAACACTTCTGATTTGGTGCTGGAATGGGAGGATCATGCGCCCATCTCTTTTGACCCCGATATGCGTCTCACGGAATACAATCTGGCAGAGTTTTGGCACAACACATCGATTGTTCACTCGGATGAGATCAATATGCGACACGGTGCATTTA TGGGCAACTACAGTTCGTTGAGTTTTACGGTCAGTTTGCAGCGTGAGATTGGTTTCTATCTGTTGGATTATTATTTGCCCTCCATGATGATTGTCGCCATCTCCTGGGTCTCCTTCTGGCTGCAAGCAGATGCGTCGCCACCGCGCATTATGTTGG GCACCAGCACCATGTTGTCGTTTATTACGCTGTCCTCGTCGCAGAGCAAAACACTGCCCAAGGTCAGCTACATCAAAGTGTCTGAGGTGTGGTTCATTGGCTGTGCCTTCTTCATCTTCTGCAGCTTGGTAGAGTTCGCCTTTGTCAATACGATATGGCGACGCAAGGAGAACATTGAGTTGAAGAAGGTCAACAGCAAATACATTATCAAATCCACATTGACACCGCGTCCCTCGAGACGTCAAATTGGCGGAAGCTTGAGCAACGATTCCAGAGCACGTTCCTGCTCCAGTCTGGATAATATTGTCTCCAGCACTGAGAGTGTgcgcaatggcaatggcacaGTCAATCCTGCCTTTAACAATTATCTCACAGTTCAT CCCAATCTGCCTATAATAAGAACTGAGTGCGCTGATAGCGTTTCAGTTTGCAGCGATCGCTCGACCAATGATCATGTCGTCGACATTGACAAGGAGAAGAAGTCCGAGAAGGATCCGCCCACGTTTACAACCATGACGCCACAGGAGATTGCCATGTGGATCGACAGACGGTCGCGTCTTTTATTCCCGGGCATGTTCTTGGCCTTCAATGCACTTTACTGGACTTTTGTCTATTGTTTTAGGCCATAA
- the LOC127565654 gene encoding collagenase-like translates to MKVLLVFALTLVFVSLVSTASFLQEQSENVGIINGHNASPGQFPYQVQITGIKRPLANCTGSLIDHNWVLTAASCIGQADHVFVLLGSINRSSAPVFRVVNKKDIIVFKDIHKSLPFADISLLRIKHVEYNKNIQPVKLPKIQSHYQTYAGSEAIFTGWGVTLNASNNEPKILQYGKVEIINNTDCSALYGQKISSAFICTSSASGVIPFIGDSGGPLVQLPSLVQVGIITYNELGYPGLFTRVTSFLEWIKHHTGLPL, encoded by the exons ATGAAGGTGCTCCTAGTATTTGCTTTGACCCTGGTCTTCGTCTCGCTGGTTTCAACGGCATCGTTTCTTCAGGAACAATCCGAGAATGTTGGCATTATCAACGGACATAACGCTTCGCCTGGTCAGTTCCCCTATCAAGTCCAAATAACGGGCATTAAACGCCCACTAGCTAATTGCACCGGCTCCTTGATTGACCACAATTGGGTGTTGACTGCCGCCAGTTGCATAGGACA AGCCGATCatgttttcgttttattgGGCAGTATTAACCGTTCATCTGCTCCGGTCTTTCGTGTAGTCAACAAGAAAGACATCATCGTATTCAAGGATATTCACAAGTCTTTACCTTTCGCCGATATCTCGCTTCTTCGCATTAAACATGTTgagtacaacaaaaacattcaaCCCGTTAAGCTACCGAAGATCCAATCACACTATCAAACCTATGCTGGTTCTGAGGCTATCTTTACAGGCTGGGGAGTTACCCTTAACGCTTCCAACAATGAGCCCAAAATACTACAGTATGGTAAAGTCGAAATCATAAACAATACAGACTGCAGCGCTTTATATGGACAAAAAATTTCCTCTGCCTTCATCTGCACTTCGTCTGCCTCGGGTGTAATCCCATTTATCGGCGACTCTGGTGGCCCATTAGTGCAATTGCCCAGTTTGGTCCAAGTCGGTATAATCACGTATAACGAATTAGGATACCCCGGTCTCTTCACCCGGGTTACCAGTTTCCTCGAGTGGATCAAGCATCACACCGGTCTCCCTTTGTAA
- the LOC117572505 gene encoding uncharacterized protein LOC117572505 isoform X3, producing MPSRRSGGVGTTRRKHSLGNLRRAHPASGATWNVQVVRGKMSSKCLWHACRALILGLTLMLVGAGMATLGYYADHLSMGSELRGNVTVRVKNDLKGFHLNNFSYVGPIVMGFGGFIVVASCVMTFEARDSAAKVVPARLRAGGGSCNKSTARSNQGSSASQRRGMGAQYQSTRWDQHFGVFRSSPGDAHQQLQASGVAGDQLQAHQQLQQPFDREALTAELIKFSKSLSNSTMSDSSYSGRWTARCASVASRTSSIDSRQVRVDLHSPEVMPKSILRSPKRYSCGPSATPSVEKDFRSQLSVCSEPPPPVRQLSGQSSMEPAVPEESVELIDERHSHDNDECHVSSYSEITELAHHSSSLPPKKQRPDFLPLGSSADHQQQQQQQQSSDTQKVNPATLYRSNSSRQFYRPKPGIANERDDSVFYIRSLERHASSTSGDDHMYDSLRVINERRSTLLKADSQSSLGSAERKLSSFSLKMPDITERENSIDIEDPPKTEAETLPKESTDEEKPKEETP from the exons ATGCCGTCACGTCGCAGCGGTGGTGTGGGCACCACACGACGCAAGCACTCGCTGGGCAACCTGAGGCGAGCGCATCCCGCTTCGGGTGCCACATGGAATGTGCAGGTGGTGCGTGGCAAGATGTCCTCCAAGTGCCTGTGGCATGCCTGCCGCGCACTTATCTTGGGCCTCACACTGATGCTGGTGGGTGCCGGGATGGCCACGCTCGGCTACTATGCGGATCATCTGTCGATGGGCTCCGAGTTGCGGGGCAATGTCACGGTGCGGGTGAAGAACGATCTGAAGGGCTTCCATTTGAACAACTTCTCGTATGTGGGACCCATTGTGATGGGCTTCGGTGGCTTCATTGTCGTCGCCAGCTGTGTGATGACCTTCGAGGCACGAGACTCTGCGGCCAAAGTGGTGCCAGCTCGTCTGCGTGCAGGTGGCGGTAGTTGCAACAAGTCCACGGCACGCAGCAATCAAGGCAGCTCGGCGTCACAGAGAAGGGGCATGG GCGCCCAGTATCAATCGACTCGCTGGGATCAGCACTTTGGCGTCTTTCGCTCCTCGCCCGGCGACGCCCATCAACAGCTGCAGGCGTCAGGCGTTGCTGGAGATCAGTTGCAAGCGcatcaacagctgcagcaaccaTTTGATCGTGAGGCGCTCACCGCGGAGCTGATCAAGTTCTCCAAGTCGCTCAG CAACTCAACCATGTCGGACTCATCGTATAGCGGCCGCTGGACGGCGCGTTGTGCCTCGGTGGCGAGTCGCACCTCGAGCATTGATTCGCGGCAAGTGCGGGTGGATCTGCACAGTCCGGAAGTGATGCCCAAGTCGATACTGCGCTCACCCAAACGCTACAGCTGCGGCCCCTCGGCCACGCCATCCGTTGAGAAGGACTTCCG CAGCCAACTGTCAGTGTGCTCTGAGCCGCCACCCCCAGTGCGTCAATTGTCCGGACAGTCGAGCATGGAGCCCGCCGTGCCGGAGGAGAGCGTCGAGCTAATCGATGAGCGTCACAGCCATGACAATGACGAGTGTCACGTGTCCTCCTACAGTGAGATAACGGAATTGGCgcatcacagcagcagcctgcCCCCCAAGAAGCAGCGCCCGGATTTCTTGCCTCTGGGCAGCAGCGCagatcatcagcaacagcaacagcagcaacagtcgtcAGATACACAAAAGGTTAATCCTGCCACGCTGTATAGAAGCAACAGTTCCAGGCAGTTCTATAGACCCAAGCCGGGCATAGCCAACGAGCGGGATGATTCGGTGTTCTACATACGCTCGCTGGAGCGACATGCCAGCTCCACTAGCGGTGATGATCACATGTACGATTCGCTGAGAGTCATCAACGAGCGACGCTCTACGCTTCTCAAGGCGGATTCGCAGAGCTCTTTGGGTTCCGCTGAACGTAAGCTGAGCAGCTTCTCGCTTAAAATGCCCGACATAACGGAGCGGGAGAACTCTATAGACATTGAGGATCCTCCCAAAACGGAGGCTGAAACACTACCGAAAGAGTCAACAGACGAAGAGAAACCCAAAGAGGAAACCCCGTAG
- the LOC117572505 gene encoding histone-lysine N-methyltransferase Suv4-20 isoform X1 has translation MPSRRSGGVGTTRRKHSLGNLRRAHPASGATWNVQVVRGKMSSKCLWHACRALILGLTLMLVGAGMATLGYYADHLSMGSELRGNVTVRVKNDLKGFHLNNFSYVGPIVMGFGGFIVVASCVMTFEARDSAAKVVPARLRAGGGSCNKSTARSNQGSSASQRRGMGAQYQSTRWDQHFGVFRSSPGDAHQQLQASGVAGDQLQAHQQLQQPFDREALTAELIKFSKSLSASTRFSPQLRRLTFTGSVPNLSTIHHHANAHPSNACIDTNPSVNLFSPHHLHHYKTPLEQLQLQLQLQLQQQQLQMCCKRHHHHHRHHQHQHKQRKQQQSHSSSSVRRVRTTRSAGGGGGGSGCGGAAGGAVGSSSRIISNSSSLIQRNTREYATCTLLQPPAASRVYWQASSFDAGMGGVVGVAHSSAGSEKRAERNKRSDTAKRHVLSRQRPIEHEEAARERERCSPLGHRRNSTMSDSSYSGRWTARCASVASRTSSIDSRQVRVDLHSPEVMPKSILRSPKRYSCGPSATPSVEKDFRSQLSVCSEPPPPVRQLSGQSSMEPAVPEESVELIDERHSHDNDECHVSSYSEITELAHHSSSLPPKKQRPDFLPLGSSADHQQQQQQQQSSDTQKVNPATLYRSNSSRQFYRPKPGIANERDDSVFYIRSLERHASSTSGDDHMYDSLRVINERRSTLLKADSQSSLGSAERKLSSFSLKMPDITERENSIDIEDPPKTEAETLPKESTDEEKPKEETP, from the exons ATGCCGTCACGTCGCAGCGGTGGTGTGGGCACCACACGACGCAAGCACTCGCTGGGCAACCTGAGGCGAGCGCATCCCGCTTCGGGTGCCACATGGAATGTGCAGGTGGTGCGTGGCAAGATGTCCTCCAAGTGCCTGTGGCATGCCTGCCGCGCACTTATCTTGGGCCTCACACTGATGCTGGTGGGTGCCGGGATGGCCACGCTCGGCTACTATGCGGATCATCTGTCGATGGGCTCCGAGTTGCGGGGCAATGTCACGGTGCGGGTGAAGAACGATCTGAAGGGCTTCCATTTGAACAACTTCTCGTATGTGGGACCCATTGTGATGGGCTTCGGTGGCTTCATTGTCGTCGCCAGCTGTGTGATGACCTTCGAGGCACGAGACTCTGCGGCCAAAGTGGTGCCAGCTCGTCTGCGTGCAGGTGGCGGTAGTTGCAACAAGTCCACGGCACGCAGCAATCAAGGCAGCTCGGCGTCACAGAGAAGGGGCATGG GCGCCCAGTATCAATCGACTCGCTGGGATCAGCACTTTGGCGTCTTTCGCTCCTCGCCCGGCGACGCCCATCAACAGCTGCAGGCGTCAGGCGTTGCTGGAGATCAGTTGCAAGCGcatcaacagctgcagcaaccaTTTGATCGTGAGGCGCTCACCGCGGAGCTGATCAAGTTCTCCAAGTCGCTCAG CGCATCCACACGCTTCTCGCCACAGCTGAGACGCCTCACATTCACCGGTTCCGTGCCCAATCTGTCCACCATCCACCACCATGCCAATGCTCATCCATCCAACGCTTGCATCGACACTAATCCATCTGTCAATCTGTTCTCACCGCACCACCTCCACCACTACAAAACACCGCTGGAACAACtccaactacaactgcaactccaactgcaacaacaacaactacaaatgtGCTGCAAACgacatcatcaccatcatcgccatcatcaacatcaacacaaacaacgcaaacaacaacaatctcaCTCGAGTAGCAGCGTTCGTCGTGTCCGCACCACACGCTCGGCGGGTGGCGGTGGAGGCGGTAGTGGTTGCGGtggtgctgctggtggtgCCGTGGGCTCCAGTTCACGCATCATCAGCAACTCCTCCAGCCTCATTCAGCGCAACACCCGCGAATATGCCACCTGCACTCTGCTGCAACCGCCGGCTGCGAGTCGCGTCTATTGGCAGGCTTCGTCCTTTGATGCCGGCATGGGCGgcgttgtgggcgtggctcaCAGCTCTGCCGGCAGCGAGAAACGCGCCGAGCGCAACAAACGTTCCGACACGGCCAAGCGACATGTTCTGTCACGTCAGCGACCCATCGAGCACGAGGAGGCAGCCCGGGAGCGGGAACGCTGCAGTCCGCTGGGCCACAGGCG CAACTCAACCATGTCGGACTCATCGTATAGCGGCCGCTGGACGGCGCGTTGTGCCTCGGTGGCGAGTCGCACCTCGAGCATTGATTCGCGGCAAGTGCGGGTGGATCTGCACAGTCCGGAAGTGATGCCCAAGTCGATACTGCGCTCACCCAAACGCTACAGCTGCGGCCCCTCGGCCACGCCATCCGTTGAGAAGGACTTCCG CAGCCAACTGTCAGTGTGCTCTGAGCCGCCACCCCCAGTGCGTCAATTGTCCGGACAGTCGAGCATGGAGCCCGCCGTGCCGGAGGAGAGCGTCGAGCTAATCGATGAGCGTCACAGCCATGACAATGACGAGTGTCACGTGTCCTCCTACAGTGAGATAACGGAATTGGCgcatcacagcagcagcctgcCCCCCAAGAAGCAGCGCCCGGATTTCTTGCCTCTGGGCAGCAGCGCagatcatcagcaacagcaacagcagcaacagtcgtcAGATACACAAAAGGTTAATCCTGCCACGCTGTATAGAAGCAACAGTTCCAGGCAGTTCTATAGACCCAAGCCGGGCATAGCCAACGAGCGGGATGATTCGGTGTTCTACATACGCTCGCTGGAGCGACATGCCAGCTCCACTAGCGGTGATGATCACATGTACGATTCGCTGAGAGTCATCAACGAGCGACGCTCTACGCTTCTCAAGGCGGATTCGCAGAGCTCTTTGGGTTCCGCTGAACGTAAGCTGAGCAGCTTCTCGCTTAAAATGCCCGACATAACGGAGCGGGAGAACTCTATAGACATTGAGGATCCTCCCAAAACGGAGGCTGAAACACTACCGAAAGAGTCAACAGACGAAGAGAAACCCAAAGAGGAAACCCCGTAG